The Pyrococcus kukulkanii genome contains a region encoding:
- a CDS encoding proton-conducting transporter transmembrane domain-containing protein has protein sequence MMEFFTLTLGLYMASMLAVLPLRNNYEKSIRVGHAFTALASLALLAFVIEALPTAVRGGAIDLTLVGISFHIDGLSLILCMVLGILGLATSLYSPRYMESYKKLGRGWVYIILYSTFMLSMILIVTVANLLWFVFFWEVMTLASYLLMIWEHNEDHVRKAGWKYFVTMHITSTLPLLLALALLYAKTGSVEGLDFANLSKLHLGAIYYLLFLIGFGSKAGVVPIHFWLPDAHPIAPSNVSALMSGAMIKVAVYGLVRLTCFVMKPTEIFGYIVGAIGAITLTVGTLYALKQTDAKRLLAYHSVGQMGYIWLGVGTGILFLAKGGEWAAFGAIALTAGLYHLLNHAIFKGLLFLSAGSILYRTRSKDLNKLAGLAKLMPVTAVFTFVAAMSIAGVPPFNGFMSKWMIYQATFLSRNIVIVIFGIFALFISSVTLASFLKFYTTAFGGEPNELTKEAKEVPIEMLIAKGLLALLCLLFGLIPSTVVPLLVSPGKILSCSDLSGWLTITPSFIMIKVPGMPAGGETLFKPLLFVIVFGVAFTVLYVAFPIHKRIYKPWTLGEPVPIDAYKMKAGNYYEAFEEYIHFLYRWGNELSKLGRKITDSTSHAYLWLCTKLHEISGTISKDLTNAGLLYLRSASELYLDEFIFAPFVKILCGLGLVLDEESRKVNAGLTLAFVTLAIILVLTLL, from the coding sequence ATGATGGAGTTTTTCACTCTCACGTTAGGCCTTTATATGGCTTCGATGCTTGCAGTCCTACCCCTCAGGAACAACTATGAGAAGTCAATTCGCGTTGGGCACGCCTTCACGGCGTTGGCTTCACTGGCACTGTTGGCCTTCGTAATCGAGGCCTTACCCACCGCGGTAAGGGGAGGGGCCATCGACTTAACCTTGGTCGGAATTTCCTTCCACATTGATGGGCTCTCTTTGATACTCTGCATGGTTCTTGGCATCCTTGGGCTAGCTACCTCACTTTACTCCCCGCGCTACATGGAGTCCTACAAGAAGCTCGGAAGAGGATGGGTCTACATAATTCTCTACTCGACCTTCATGCTTTCAATGATACTCATAGTAACGGTGGCCAACTTGCTCTGGTTCGTGTTCTTCTGGGAAGTGATGACCCTAGCCTCTTACCTGCTTATGATATGGGAGCACAACGAGGATCACGTCAGGAAGGCCGGCTGGAAGTACTTCGTCACCATGCACATTACTAGCACACTGCCTCTTCTCTTGGCCCTGGCCTTGCTCTACGCCAAGACAGGTTCAGTGGAGGGCTTGGACTTCGCGAACCTGTCCAAGCTCCATCTTGGGGCAATCTACTACCTCTTGTTTCTCATAGGCTTTGGCAGCAAGGCCGGCGTTGTTCCGATTCACTTCTGGCTACCGGATGCCCATCCGATAGCCCCAAGCAACGTTTCAGCATTGATGAGCGGTGCCATGATTAAAGTTGCCGTCTACGGCCTAGTCAGGCTCACATGCTTCGTCATGAAGCCGACAGAGATTTTTGGCTACATTGTTGGGGCCATAGGTGCAATAACCTTAACCGTTGGAACGCTCTATGCCCTCAAGCAGACCGATGCCAAGAGGCTTCTCGCCTATCATAGCGTTGGTCAGATGGGTTACATCTGGCTCGGAGTAGGCACCGGAATCCTCTTCCTCGCCAAGGGCGGCGAGTGGGCAGCCTTCGGAGCGATAGCTTTGACCGCTGGGCTTTATCACCTCCTTAATCATGCAATCTTTAAGGGTTTGCTCTTCCTCTCGGCCGGTTCCATCCTCTACAGGACGAGAAGTAAGGATCTCAACAAGCTCGCCGGACTTGCAAAGCTCATGCCAGTCACTGCGGTCTTCACTTTCGTGGCGGCAATGTCGATAGCTGGAGTTCCTCCCTTCAACGGTTTTATGAGCAAGTGGATGATATATCAAGCTACCTTCCTTTCAAGAAACATCGTCATCGTCATCTTTGGCATCTTTGCCCTCTTCATAAGCTCTGTGACCCTTGCATCTTTCCTCAAGTTCTATACGACAGCCTTCGGAGGTGAGCCCAACGAGCTGACCAAGGAGGCCAAAGAGGTTCCAATTGAGATGCTTATTGCTAAGGGTCTCTTGGCACTGTTGTGCCTTCTCTTCGGCCTGATACCCTCCACTGTAGTTCCACTGCTAGTCTCGCCCGGAAAGATCCTTAGTTGTTCTGATCTCTCGGGGTGGCTCACCATAACGCCCTCATTCATCATGATAAAGGTTCCTGGAATGCCTGCTGGAGGGGAGACGCTCTTCAAACCGCTCCTCTTCGTGATAGTCTTCGGCGTGGCTTTTACTGTGCTCTATGTGGCATTCCCGATTCACAAGAGAATCTACAAGCCCTGGACACTCGGAGAACCCGTTCCAATAGACGCCTACAAGATGAAAGCTGGCAACTACTACGAGGCCTTCGAGGAATACATACACTTCCTCTATCGTTGGGGGAATGAACTAAGCAAGCTCGGCAGAAAGATAACAGATAGTACGAGTCACGCTTACCTCTGGCTCTGCACGAAGCTCCACGAAATATCTGGTACGATATCAAAGGATCTAACCAACGCCGGTCTACTATATCTACGCTCTGCCAGCGAACTCTACCTCGATGAGTTCATCTTCGCACCCTTCGTCAAGATACTGTGCGGGCTTGGCCTTGTGCTCGACGAGGAAAGCAGGAAGGTCAACGCGGGCTTAACGCTGGCCTTTGTGACTTTGGCAATAATTTTAGTCTTGACACTTCTGTGA
- a CDS encoding respiratory chain complex I subunit 1 family protein yields the protein MIERAIFGISSLLVILVLPPLLDGISRKIKATIQERQGPPIFQTYYDLASLLSMEPTLPTDRLGFILAPYVALAAVISAGMLLPYGNFTPIAFSGDIFVFVYVLGVFSVSLMMAGFLMNNTYANAGANREMMLILSVEPILGIAVGIMALREGTLSISSLTFNSTPNLAMLLALAFLGYWAYVECAFIPFDIAEAETEILEGSLVEYSGRLLGLFKWALLAKRVVLIWLFASMLLIPLLKNYVDISTPLGGAMIFIGQLTLLIILYALSAVIEATTARMKVIQALRQNTMIFVIGLVLLVLASLGVGM from the coding sequence ATGATCGAGAGGGCTATCTTTGGGATTTCCTCCCTCCTCGTAATCCTCGTCCTTCCACCTCTCCTCGACGGAATCAGCAGAAAGATCAAGGCGACAATCCAGGAGAGGCAGGGACCTCCGATCTTCCAGACCTATTATGACCTAGCCAGCCTGCTCTCCATGGAGCCCACTCTTCCAACCGACAGGCTAGGCTTCATATTGGCCCCCTATGTCGCCCTTGCCGCTGTCATTTCAGCTGGAATGCTACTTCCCTATGGTAACTTCACCCCGATAGCGTTTTCCGGGGATATCTTCGTCTTCGTCTACGTGCTTGGGGTATTCTCCGTTTCCCTCATGATGGCTGGCTTCCTCATGAATAACACCTACGCAAACGCTGGGGCAAATAGGGAGATGATGCTAATCCTTAGTGTCGAGCCGATACTGGGCATAGCTGTTGGAATAATGGCCTTGAGGGAGGGCACACTTAGTATCAGTAGCTTAACCTTCAACTCAACACCCAACCTTGCGATGCTGTTAGCCCTAGCCTTCCTAGGCTACTGGGCCTACGTCGAGTGCGCCTTCATACCCTTCGACATAGCGGAGGCGGAGACGGAGATACTCGAAGGTTCGCTCGTAGAGTATAGTGGAAGGTTGCTTGGGCTATTCAAGTGGGCTCTATTAGCTAAAAGAGTCGTCTTGATATGGCTCTTCGCGAGCATGCTATTGATACCTCTCCTGAAGAACTACGTTGACATCTCAACGCCACTTGGCGGTGCTATGATATTCATAGGACAGCTAACTCTCCTAATTATCCTCTACGCCCTGTCGGCGGTTATAGAGGCAACAACGGCGCGCATGAAGGTAATTCAAGCTCTCAGGCAGAACACCATGATATTTGTTATCGGGCTCGTTCTCTTGGTGCTCGCCTCCTTGGGGGTGGGAATGTGA
- a CDS encoding hydrogenase large subunit has protein sequence MSERVSKDAPAGRSKPIEGRVEVTRKYLDDIIEKFGEKIKDVKQVAYNQWLITVEREDLPEIVLYFLDHPEWKETQLSTMVATDERPLNGKFSIIYWLSVNGKAGDFYLGVKAYIPENESWFISITPKHRGANWYEREAMEMLGLEARGHPDPRRLVLPDDWPSYVYPLRKDFHYSDSPPGEKFYPYKKPKENEFVVPYGPYHVALEEAAHFRLYVRGETITDVDYRGFYAHRGIEKIVEGRLTYDQVCFIAERICGICGCTHSTAYCQAVERAGEIEVPERAEYIRTIVLEIERLHSHLLHLGIVCHLTGYDYGFMKAWKIREHVMWLAERLTGNRKTYGMLLIGGVRRDILEYRRSLIEKTIKNIKTEFEEFVDVTISTRTFVKRCEEVGVLPYKLAKEWDVDGPLGRASGRDFDVRRDHPYAAYKDLDFKVPVYKEGDVLARALLRIEEVRESIWIIEQALDMMPGGDILAEYKDIPAYREAIGVTEAPRGENVHYVMTGPGNKLYRYRVRAATYNNLPAVPDMMRGYTIADAPLIVASIDPCYSCTERVQIVDVETGKVKVLTQAQFNKLSIKASRRV, from the coding sequence GTGAGCGAGAGGGTTAGTAAAGACGCTCCTGCGGGAAGATCAAAGCCCATTGAGGGGAGGGTTGAAGTTACGCGGAAGTATCTTGACGATATCATCGAGAAATTTGGGGAGAAGATAAAGGACGTCAAGCAGGTTGCCTACAATCAATGGCTCATCACTGTCGAGAGGGAAGATTTGCCTGAGATCGTTCTCTACTTCCTCGATCATCCTGAGTGGAAGGAAACTCAGCTCTCTACAATGGTAGCGACCGACGAGAGGCCCCTGAACGGTAAGTTCAGCATCATATACTGGCTCAGCGTGAACGGAAAGGCCGGGGACTTCTACCTCGGTGTTAAGGCTTACATACCCGAGAACGAGTCATGGTTCATCTCGATAACGCCGAAGCACAGGGGCGCCAACTGGTACGAGAGGGAAGCTATGGAAATGCTGGGCCTTGAAGCGAGGGGTCATCCAGACCCGAGAAGGCTCGTCCTCCCCGATGACTGGCCGTCCTATGTTTATCCCCTCCGGAAGGACTTCCACTACTCGGACAGCCCACCTGGAGAGAAGTTCTACCCCTACAAGAAGCCCAAAGAGAACGAGTTTGTCGTTCCCTATGGGCCCTACCACGTCGCCCTCGAGGAGGCGGCCCACTTCAGGCTTTACGTCAGGGGAGAAACAATAACGGATGTTGACTACCGTGGCTTCTATGCCCATAGGGGGATAGAGAAAATAGTGGAGGGAAGGCTGACCTATGACCAGGTCTGCTTCATAGCGGAGAGGATATGCGGAATATGCGGTTGCACTCACTCAACTGCCTACTGTCAGGCCGTTGAGAGGGCCGGTGAGATAGAGGTTCCTGAGAGGGCTGAATACATAAGGACAATAGTTCTCGAAATAGAGAGGCTCCACAGTCACCTCCTTCACCTCGGAATAGTCTGTCACCTCACAGGCTACGACTACGGCTTCATGAAGGCCTGGAAGATAAGGGAGCACGTCATGTGGCTGGCTGAACGCTTAACGGGCAACAGGAAAACTTACGGAATGCTCCTCATAGGAGGAGTTAGAAGAGACATTCTCGAGTACAGGCGCTCTCTCATAGAGAAAACCATCAAGAATATCAAGACTGAATTCGAGGAGTTCGTTGACGTTACAATTTCTACGAGAACCTTCGTGAAGCGCTGTGAGGAAGTTGGTGTTCTCCCCTATAAGCTCGCCAAGGAGTGGGACGTTGATGGTCCCCTTGGAAGGGCCTCGGGCAGAGACTTCGACGTCAGGAGGGATCATCCGTATGCGGCCTACAAGGATCTAGACTTCAAGGTTCCTGTTTACAAGGAGGGCGACGTCCTCGCTAGGGCCCTCCTTAGGATCGAAGAGGTCAGGGAGAGTATCTGGATCATCGAGCAGGCCCTCGACATGATGCCTGGGGGCGACATTCTGGCGGAATACAAGGATATACCTGCCTACAGGGAGGCAATAGGAGTCACCGAAGCTCCGAGGGGGGAGAACGTCCACTATGTTATGACTGGACCTGGGAATAAGCTCTATCGGTATCGCGTAAGGGCAGCGACCTACAACAACCTTCCGGCCGTTCCAGACATGATGAGAGGGTACACCATAGCCGACGCACCGCTCATAGTGGCCTCAATAGACCCATGCTACTCCTGCACTGAGAGGGTGCAGATAGTGGATGTCGAGACTGGAAAGGTAAAAGTTCTGACGCAGGCCCAGTTCAACAAGCTGTCCATAAAGGCCTCAAGGAGGGTCTGA
- a CDS encoding 4Fe-4S dicluster domain-containing protein: MTVTLKYPFVKLEAPPEYRGIPQIDPMLCIGCGACINACPPDAILRIDDYEKGTRKIVLDVGRCIRCARCEEVCPTGAIKLTNFFEAASSDRKDHVEVVELRLVRCKNCGRYADFTVRQVQKALQILPKKVLEEDALEEKIWLCRDCRRKGTVDRMIRASREVVL; this comes from the coding sequence ATGACGGTAACGCTGAAGTATCCGTTTGTAAAGCTCGAGGCCCCACCCGAATACAGGGGCATCCCGCAGATAGACCCAATGCTCTGTATTGGCTGTGGGGCTTGCATCAACGCCTGTCCACCCGATGCCATCCTTAGGATAGACGACTACGAGAAGGGAACGAGGAAGATTGTCCTCGACGTGGGAAGATGCATCCGCTGTGCTCGCTGTGAGGAAGTCTGCCCGACCGGTGCGATAAAGCTCACCAACTTCTTTGAGGCAGCATCATCCGATAGGAAGGATCACGTGGAAGTCGTTGAGCTCAGACTTGTGAGGTGCAAGAACTGCGGCAGGTACGCTGACTTTACCGTCAGGCAGGTTCAGAAGGCCCTTCAGATACTTCCGAAGAAAGTCTTGGAAGAAGACGCGCTTGAGGAAAAGATTTGGCTCTGCAGGGATTGCAGGAGAAAGGGAACAGTTGACAGGATGATAAGGGCCAGCAGGGAGGTGGTTCTATGA
- a CDS encoding NADH-quinone oxidoreductase subunit B family protein — protein sequence MKPKLRSIWVFHLNTGSCNGCDIEIIDVLTPFYDVERFGIKLVGSPRHAHALLVSGPLTRQAYYSAKETIKAMPPQPRVMVAIGTCACSGGIFYNGYPIYRRPESGRESCEYPRKGGINELLEDLKEEGEPIGPVIYIPGCPPRPEEIIYGIAQLIGLVEKRLSYQEYSDDTMKFRLPEGPIEERIRLTLRERLRHLVGYLDRERILEDFMKLVEQVEKSENPREELARLVKDYAAKCGDVRLAFCMALLENEYWRVRDALDAGKEFVYWI from the coding sequence ATGAAGCCCAAACTCCGCTCCATATGGGTTTTCCACCTCAATACGGGCTCGTGCAACGGTTGCGACATCGAGATAATCGACGTGCTCACGCCGTTCTATGACGTCGAGCGCTTTGGAATAAAGCTAGTTGGAAGTCCGAGACATGCGCACGCGCTTCTTGTCTCTGGTCCGCTCACGAGGCAGGCCTACTACAGTGCTAAGGAGACGATAAAGGCGATGCCACCACAGCCAAGGGTGATGGTAGCCATAGGAACCTGTGCCTGTAGTGGAGGAATATTCTACAACGGCTATCCAATCTATAGAAGGCCCGAGAGCGGCAGAGAGAGTTGCGAGTACCCCCGGAAGGGAGGTATAAACGAGCTCTTGGAAGATCTCAAGGAGGAGGGAGAGCCGATAGGGCCGGTCATCTACATCCCCGGCTGCCCACCGAGGCCAGAGGAAATAATCTATGGGATAGCTCAGCTTATAGGACTCGTCGAAAAGAGGCTAAGCTATCAGGAGTACAGCGATGATACCATGAAATTTAGACTCCCAGAAGGTCCGATTGAGGAAAGGATAAGGCTAACCCTTAGGGAGAGGCTCAGGCACCTCGTCGGCTACCTAGATAGGGAAAGAATCCTGGAGGACTTCATGAAGCTCGTCGAGCAGGTAGAGAAGAGTGAGAACCCAAGAGAGGAGCTGGCAAGGCTCGTTAAAGATTATGCCGCCAAATGCGGCGATGTCAGACTGGCCTTCTGCATGGCACTACTGGAAAATGAGTATTGGAGGGTCAGGGATGCCTTGGATGCTGGTAAAGAGTTTGTATATTGGATTTAA
- a CDS encoding formate/nitrite transporter family protein, producing MAETKEKVLYGVDMTFEAIAKKATPKFKTTPGRLLFAGFMAGAFIAFGFLLAVVAATGYSPKLFPDKGNISAFKLLLGAVFPVGLIAVILAGADLWTGNVQFLSSAKVKGYADFKCVLYNWFGSYGGNFIGSIFLALLAVPLTGLFGHVGDPNYFGQVTVSIATGKVSKDILALFFLGIGCNWLVNVAIWQSARVQDGAGKILAIWFPIFAFVAIGFEHAIANMWAIPAGIFLSDYTITWSQFFHNLIPVTFGNAVGGFLFVAFYYWYLSHPELTTDRIIKELVDFFVVFMAFWAVATLIPAGIGIALDKAFGKGAMYLVPLVLSLYYIVGTFLLYKKTRRD from the coding sequence ATGGCCGAGACTAAGGAAAAGGTTCTGTACGGAGTTGATATGACCTTCGAAGCGATAGCCAAGAAAGCCACGCCAAAGTTCAAGACGACACCAGGCAGGTTGCTCTTCGCTGGCTTTATGGCAGGTGCCTTCATAGCCTTTGGGTTCCTACTCGCTGTAGTTGCCGCCACGGGGTACAGTCCTAAGTTGTTCCCTGATAAGGGCAATATCTCAGCGTTCAAGTTGCTCCTCGGTGCTGTCTTCCCAGTCGGCCTCATAGCGGTCATCTTGGCTGGAGCAGATCTCTGGACGGGCAACGTGCAGTTCCTCAGCTCCGCTAAGGTCAAGGGCTACGCCGACTTCAAGTGCGTCCTCTATAACTGGTTCGGAAGCTACGGCGGGAACTTCATAGGCTCAATATTCCTCGCACTCCTAGCTGTTCCACTGACTGGCCTCTTTGGTCACGTTGGCGACCCGAACTACTTCGGCCAGGTCACGGTCAGCATAGCAACGGGCAAGGTCTCGAAGGACATACTGGCGTTGTTCTTCCTTGGTATTGGCTGTAACTGGCTCGTCAATGTGGCCATATGGCAGTCAGCAAGGGTTCAGGATGGTGCCGGTAAGATACTTGCCATCTGGTTCCCAATCTTCGCCTTCGTCGCCATAGGCTTCGAGCACGCTATAGCCAATATGTGGGCAATTCCGGCCGGCATATTCCTCAGCGACTACACCATAACCTGGAGTCAGTTCTTCCACAACCTCATACCGGTCACCTTCGGTAACGCAGTCGGCGGCTTCCTCTTCGTGGCCTTCTACTACTGGTACCTCAGCCACCCAGAGCTAACCACGGACAGAATCATCAAGGAGCTCGTTGACTTCTTCGTCGTCTTCATGGCTTTCTGGGCCGTTGCGACCCTTATCCCCGCAGGAATTGGCATAGCCCTCGACAAGGCTTTCGGGAAGGGCGCCATGTATCTCGTCCCGCTGGTGCTATCTCTCTATTACATCGTTGGTACCTTCCTTCTCTACAAGAAAACCAGGCGTGACTGA
- a CDS encoding monovalent cation/H+ antiporter complex subunit F: MLEDAFMTLMKLVIPLYLLAIVIYAVRAFRGPTVPDIILAVDCISFDLAAFMAILAIYFKSVFLIGGAITLALWAYLLDIYVAKHLARGEVGA; this comes from the coding sequence ATGCTCGAAGACGCGTTCATGACGCTCATGAAGCTTGTGATTCCACTGTACCTGCTGGCAATAGTTATCTACGCGGTTAGGGCCTTTAGGGGGCCAACGGTTCCAGATATAATACTTGCAGTGGACTGCATAAGCTTTGACCTAGCCGCCTTCATGGCTATCCTTGCCATTTACTTTAAGAGCGTCTTTCTGATCGGGGGAGCCATAACCCTTGCCCTCTGGGCGTACCTCCTGGACATATACGTTGCCAAACACTTGGCGAGAGGGGAGGTGGGAGCA